The following are encoded together in the Sphaerodactylus townsendi isolate TG3544 linkage group LG14, MPM_Stown_v2.3, whole genome shotgun sequence genome:
- the LOC125443875 gene encoding nuclear factor of activated T-cells 5-like, producing MLGNCAFSSSASHLAPESEQQQQPPQPKVYPPEVMPSLQAQDIAPPGSFPAASAPGQLQSSDALLQQAAQFSSRGEAQADSVVMTMSQLTEAAQQQSPLQESAQALQQQQQQQQISSSMFSSANGVSQLQSTIQQLQAGNFQPSTAGGGSSSSGGGSGGGGNVDLVQQVLEAQQQLSSVFFSGSDNEDVQEQLNVEIFQQVTQIQNSVNPGMFSSSEAACSRAEDILSGRTETVHQQPEASLSNQQQVMEASTAMVLDMPSDLFSSTPPSSGNGSIPQSSVYQQASRVMSGLSASEDMQMQCELFSPANVSGNEAAAPPRQHVSASGPALFQSSGSAENEEAPGQAKQMQNTVFQAMVQMQHSGESQSQVSLFSSSEDMMTVQGSGQQQQQQQGAGLFQQSEEMMSLQPSSFLQQAPHSQAQLFHSQSPIGDAQNISQETQSALFHSQSASSSSEQLQTQMFHSQSNMRVLQSSAVVQDQQSGGLFLSQSPMSGSQEEQMSFFNTQSTMSSLQTPANAEQQSAFQQQQQQQAQLSHLQGPLLSQEPPQNPQQGLFQSQVSLGSLPSSGVSPSQQGPMFQSSHSLVALQNSAPSQEQQQQQQQNMQYSSQTSLGPMTPQEPSIMFSPNPASMVSQEQQQQQQQSQPLFHPPASLSQDQQPMQFQSQSAGSGQADPQQPALFHSSPRMQLVQGSPGSQEQPVTLFISSASMSALQSSIGQQELQQPSLYPSQSSLGSIQNTSSSSQQQQQQQQQQQQAALFQNTHSSALSQLQNSSAPPPQTSGIFLFGIQDSK from the coding sequence ATGCTGGGAAACTGTGCTTTCTCTTCTTCTGCGTCTCATTTAGCTCCAGAGagtgaacagcagcagcagccgccgcagcCCAAAGTGTATCCTCCAGAGGTGATGCCCAGTCTCCAAGCACAGGACATTGCCCCGCCCGGCAGCTTCCCTGCAGCCTCTGCTCCCGGCCAGCTGCAGAGCAGCGATGCCTTGTTGCAGCAGGCGGCTCAGTTCTCTTCCCGAGGAGAGGCGCAGGCGGACTCCGTGGTCATGACAATGTCTCAGCTGACGGAGGCTGCACAGCAGCAGTCGCCCCTGCAGGAGTCGGCACaggcgctgcagcagcagcagcaacagcagcagatcTCATCCAGTATGTTCTCCTCGGCAAATGGAGTGAGCCAGCTGCAAAGCACCATCCAGCAGCTCCAGGCGGGGAACTTCCAGCCCAGCACTGCtggcggtggcagcagcagcagcggtggtggcagcggcggcggcggaaaTGTCGACTTGGTCCAGCAAGTGCTGGAAGCTCAGCAGCAGCtgtcctctgtttttttttctggctcagACAACGAGGATGTCCAAGAACAGCTCAATGTGGAGATTTTCCAGCAAGTCACCCAAATACAAAACAGTGTCAACCCAGGGATGTTTTCCTCCTCCGAGGCGGCCTGTTCCAGAGCAGAGGACATTCTTTCTGGCAGAACCGAGACTGTCCACCAGCAGCCCGAGGCCTCCTTGTCCAACCAGCAGCAGGTGATGGAGGCCTCCACCGCGATGGTGCTGGACATGCCGTCAGACTTGTTCTCCTCGACCCCTCCCTCTTCTGGCAACGGAAGCATCCCGCAGTCCTCTGTGTACCAGCAAGCTTCCCGTGTGATGAGCGGGCTGTCAGCCTCCGAAGACATGCAGATGCAGTGCGAGTTATTCTCTCCGGCCAACGTCTCTGGCAACGAAGCCGCTGCCCCACCCCGGCAGCATGTCTCTGCCAGCGGCCCTGCTTTGTTTCAGTCTTCTGGCTCCGCTGAGAACGAAGAGGCCCCAGGCCAGGCCAAGCAGATGCAGAACACCGTCTTTCAGGCCATGGTCCAGATGCAGCATAGTGGAGAGAGCCAGTCTCAAGTCAGCCTGTTCTCTTCCTCGGAGGACATGATGACCGTCCAGGGcagtgggcagcagcagcagcagcagcaaggggcAGGGCTATTCCAGCAGAGTGAGGAGATGATGTCTCTCCAGCCCAGCAGCTTCCTGCAGCAGGCTCCCCACTCCCAGGCCCAGCTTTTCCACTCTCAGAGCCCGATCGGAGATGCCCAGAACATCTCGCAGGAAACCCAGAGCGCACTCTTTCACAGCCAGAgcgcttcctcttcctctgagcAGTTGCAGACGCAGATGTTCCACTCCCAGAGCAACATGAGAGTCCTGCAGAGCAGTGCCGTTGTGCAAGACCAGCAGTCAGGTGGTCTGTTCCTCTCCCAGAGTCCAATGAGTGGCTCACAGGAGGAGCAGATGTCGTTCTTCAACACCCAGAGCACCATGTCTTCGCTGCAGACTCCTGCGAATGCTGAGCAGCAGTCCgcattccagcagcagcagcagcagcaggcccagcTCTCCCACCTGCAGGGCCCTCTGCTTTCCCAAGAGCCGCCCCAGAACCCACAGCAGGGCCTGTTCCAGTCACAAGTGTCCCTCggctcccttccctcttctggGGTGTCCCCAAGCCAGCAAGGACCCATGTTCCAGTCCTCTCACTCGCTCGTGGCTCTTCAGAACAGCGCCCcatctcaagagcagcagcagcagcagcagcaaaatatgCAGTACAGCAGTCAGACTTCCCTGGGCCCGATGACACCCCAGGAGCCCAGCATCATGTTCAGCCCCAATCCTGCCTCCATGGTgagccaggagcagcagcagcagcagcagcagagccagcCCCTCTTTCACCCCCCAGCTAGCCTGAGTCAGGACCAGCAGCCCATGCAGTTCCAGAGCCAGAGTGCTGGCTCTGGCCAAGCCGACCCGCAGCAGCCCGCCCTGTTCCACAGCTCCCCCCGGATGCAGCTAGTCCAAGGTTCCCCCGGCTCTCAGGAGCAGCCGGTCACCCTCTTCATCTCTTCCGCTTCCATGTCTGCCTTGCAGAGCAGCATCGGCCAGCAGGAGCTCCAGCAGCCCTCGCTCTACCCTTCCCAGAGCAGCCTGGGCAGCATCCAGAACACCTCCTCATcctcccagcagcagcaacagcagcagcaacagcaacaacaagcaGCTTTATTCCAGAACACGCACAGCAGTGCCCTCAGCCAGCTGCAGAACTCCTCTGCTCCACCTCCACAGACCTCTGGGATATTCCTCTTTGGCATCCAAGACAGTAAGTAA